GCGATCCCATGGCGGCGCTGCGCGCGATCGAGAAATCGCTCGGTCTGAAGCTCTATTCGCTCGGCTCCGTCGTCCTGCTCGGAGGCTGAGCGCGCGCGCGCAAAAATTTGCGCGCCGCGACCTACTCGAATGAATGCGAGCCGCGTCCAACTCGATGGGGGCGCTCGATGAGCCCCCGAAGATCGAACGAGGGGGCGTGGATGCGGAGCGGGTTTTCGGGGCGACGTGGCGGCGTCGAGGGTGGAGTGATGGGCGCGACGGCCCTGGTGACGGCGATGAGCGCATTCGCTTTCGGCGGCGCGAACGACGCGCGCGCCCATGCGCAATTGCCCGAGCGCGAGATCGTGGAGATCGTGCGCGCCTATTCGATTCCCGCCGGACGCATGTCGACGGCGCTGAACCGCCTCGCGGATGCGAGCGGCGTGCTGATCGTCTATGACACGGCGCTGACGCGATCGGTCACGACGCGCGGCCTCAATGGCGCGCGCACGCTGAACGCGGCGCTCGAAGAGCTGCTGTCCGGCACGCGCCTCGGCTATGACGTCGCCGCCGACGGCAAGACCGTGATGATCGTCCTCGCGCAGAACGACACCGGCGTTCGCAGCGACGCGGGCGCCGAGACGCTGCCGACGATCGACATCGGCGCCGAGCAGAACGCGCCCGGCGCGCGCAATGGCGGCGGCCGCGGGCGCGGCGCCGGCGATCCTTCCCGCGAGACCGGCTATACGCGCTCCGCGACCACCAGCGCGACGCGAACGCAAACGCCGCTGATCGACACGCCGCAATCGGTGCAGATCGTGCCGCGCGAGGTCATTCGCGATCGGCAGATTCTCAACGTGCTGGAGGCGGTGCAGAACGTCTCCGGCGTGCAGGCGGACAATTCCGGAATCTTCTACGACAATTTCCTCATCCGCGGCTTCAGCAGCGGCTATGGGCGCAGCTATCGCAACGGCCTGCGCGTCGATGGAACCGGAGGCACGGTCGACATGGCTTTCACCGATCGCGTCGAGGTGGTGAAAGGACCCGCCTCCATGCTCTATGGACGCATCGAGCCCGGCGGCTTCGTCAATGTCGTCACCAAGCGGCCGCAGGAAGAATTCGCGGCGTCGCTCGACACGCAATTCGGCAGCTGGGGCGTCTCGCGCAGCATCGCCGATGTGACCGGGCCGGTCGACGCCGAGAAGACCGTTCTCTATCGGCTGATGGGCGTCTATGATCGCGCCGATTCTTTCGTGAATTTCGATCATCGCAACAATGGCGCGGCGGCGCTCTATCTCACCTTTCGTCCGACCGAGAATTTCGAAGCCAATGTGCAGTTCGAGCATTACGAGCAGATGCAGACGATCCGGCCAGGACAGATACCGGTCAATTTGGGCGTCAGCGACCAGCCCGCCAATCTTCCTCGGCGCTTCAATCATGCGGACAATGAATCCTGGGCTCAGTTCCCCTATGTCGTTCATCGCACCGTCTACGCCTTCGACTGGACGTGGCGCTTCGCCGACGAATGGAAGGTGACGAACGCCTTTCATTATATCGACGCGCATGAGAATCAGAACGCGATCTATTCGACGGGATTCGACGGCTCCACTTTGTCTCGCGGCTTCTATGCCGGTGTCGTGAAGCGCTATCAGCTGTCGACGAATCTCAATCTCATCGGCGAGGTCGACACGGGGCCGGTCCATCACGCCCTCCTCGCTGGCGTCGACTGGTTCCATTATGGCGACGACTGGCCGAGCACGGCCTATTCGTCGTTCCCGTCGATCAACGTGTGGGCGCCGTCCTATGGCGGCGTGGGGCCGCTGATGCATTCGGCGGCCGACAACGCCCGCAACAACACGCTGTGGGCCAGCCGATGGCGCAATTTCGGAGCCTATGTCCAGGACCAGATCAGCTTTCTCGATGATCGCGTGCATCTTCTGCTCGGCGGCCGCTACGACAAGGCCGAGGAAAGCTATGGCACGACTTATGGCGGCAATTGGGAGAGCTGCTATCCCTTCTGCTCGCCCTATCCGCTGAAGAGCAATCCGGACACGACGCCACTGTCGCCGCGCGCCGGACTTCTCGTCAAGCTCGATCTCGACACCTCGGTCTATGGCAGCTACACGCGCTCGGCCGGCACGAACAACGGCCGCAGCGCCGCCGGGGACATGTACCCGCCGGAGCGCGGCCTGCAATGGGAGGTCGGCGTCAAGAGGCTGTGGATGGACGGGCGCCTGTCGACGAGCCTCGCTCTGTTCGATCTGCGCAAGAAGAATGTGCTTCAGCCCGATCCGATCAATCCCGCTTTCTCTCTCGCCGTCGGCGAGGTGACGAGCCGCGGGATCGAATTCGACATCGCCGGCCAGATCACCGACAATTTGAGCGTCATCGGCAGCTACACCTTCAATTCGGTGAAGATCACCGACGACAATGACAATGGCAATGTCGGCAAGCGCTATTACGGCGCCGCGCCCAATGTCGGCAATCTCTGGGTGAAATGGGACACGGCGCCCGGCGCGCGCGAAGGCTTCGAGTTCGGCGCCGGCTTCTATGCGATGGACCGCCGCTACGGCAGCAACGACAACAGCTGGTATATGCCGGCTTATGTGAAATTCGACACGATGGCCGCCTATCGCACAGTCGTGGACGGGCATGATGTGACCTTCCGCTTCAATGTGAAGAACATCGGCGACGAACGCTATTTCGTGAACAGCAATGGCTACGACTCGGCCCAATATGGCGCGCCGCGCACCTTCCTCGGCCAAGTGAGCTTCAAATGGTGACGCCTCGGTGAAGGCGAGACCCGTCTTCGCCAGCGCAGCGAAGCGATCCAGAGCCGCACCGCAGTCCCTGGATCGTTTCTTCGCTCCGCGCTTCGCGATGACGGCCTCAGGCCGAAAAGGAAGACGATCCATGATCGATGCGACACCCGGCGACGCGCGCGCGCGTCCCGCCCCGTCATGGCGTAAGAAATGGCGCAAGCTCTGGCTCGACATTCACCTCTACATCGGCCTCGTCGCCGGCGCGATGCTGGTGGTCATCGGCGTCACCGGCAGCATTCTCGTGTTCTGGCACGAGGTCGACGCTTGGCTCGATCCGCAAATGCGCGTCGTCGCGGCGCGTCCCGGCGGCGCGGCCGCTTTTACGACGCTGGAGACGATCGAGCAGGCAATGATGGCCGCGACGCCGCCGGGCGGACGCATCACCCATGTGTGGACGCCGCGCGATGAGCGCTCCTGCTATCTCTTCTATTATGATCTCGACGGCGACACGCGCCGATTCTGCATCGATCCTTATGATGCGACGAAGATGGCGGATCGACTCTATTATTCGAAGGAGAGCCCGTTCCGCCATGCGCTGATGGGCTTTCTGTTCCAGTTGCACTGGTCGCTGCTGCTCAGCGATCTCGCCGACGACGGCGGCGTCATCGTCGGCGTCGCGGCGATTCTGCTGATGGTCTCGACGCTCGCCGGTCTCTACCTGTGGTGGCCGGCGCCGGGTAAATGGAGGTCGGCGCTCACCTTGAAACGTGGCGCGCGCGCGGAGCGGCTCAATTACGATCTTCACAAGCTCGGCGGCGTCTATTCCGCCGCCGTGCTGCTCTCCGTGCTGATGTCCGGCCTCTATATGAACTTGCCGACGCCCTTCCTCTGGATCGTCGATCATGTCGCGCCTCTGACCGAGGGCGGGCGCGTCCCGAGCCTGTCCGAGCCGGCGGCGGGACGTCCGAGCATCGGCTTTCCGGCGGCGGTGGCGGCCGCGGTCGCGCGCTCGCCGCAGGGACATGTCGAGCGGGTCGATTTTCCGGGCGACGCGCAGGGCGCCTTCACCGTCTATCTGAACGATGTGACCGGCGTCGGCCCCTTCATCCGCTCGCGCACTTTGACCGTGGATCGCTATTCGGCGGCGGTCCTGCGGGTCCACGACGTCACGCAGGGCACGGCCGGCGACGCCTTTCTCCGCTGGCAATGGCCGCTCCACTCGGGACAGGCGTTCGGCATGACCGGGCGCCTGATGGTGCTCGCGAGCGGCCTCCTCTGCCCGCTCCTCTTCGTCACCGGCCTCATTCGCTGGCTGCAGAAGCGGCGGGCGCGCCGCGCCACGCGCCGGTGAAAAGGCTTTCGTCAGATGACGGCAAGCTTTTCTTGACTCCACTTCCGTTGAATGCAAAGCTCACCCCTATGGCCGAGATGCTCCGATCGCTCCCTTTCAAACGGCTCGCCGTTGCGCTCTACGCGCTCACGGTGGTCGTCGGCGCGTTCGGCTTCGCTATTCATCGCGCTCATGGCGGGGCGGGGGTCAGTATTTTCGCTGATCGCGCTGATTTCTGCCATGACGGCGAGAAGGCCCAGGGGACTGCGCCGACGCCGTTCGTCGTCTGCTGCGACGCCTGTGTGTCCAGCGCTCCGCCGATTTTGCCGAGCATCATTACCCATATCGTTTATCGGTTCGAGATTTCGACCCGTTTCGAATTCGCTGCGCGGCTCGGCCGCGATCTGGACGAAAGTCCTGACAATCTCCGCTCCCGCGCGCCGCCGGTCCTCGCCTGACATCGGACCGTCGACGGCGCCGTTTCGCGCCCGACACTCCCTGAATTTTCCTGCTCGCATGCGACCGCCTCTCCCGGCGTAGCCGATGTGCAGGAATCCAAGGGCCCTCGTTTCGCGCTCCCCCTGACACGAAACGATAAGCGGAGGATTTCCGCGGGCGCCCGCCGGCTGCGATGGCGGACCCCGCGTCTCGAACGCCACTGACATGATCGTCCCGCAGCGCCTCACGGCGCGTCCCCCAATGTGGTCCGATCATGGGCGTCGAGACGCGGTTCGCAGCCGACGAGGCTCGCGGAATCCGTCGGCCGAATCGAAAGGGTCGGATCTTCTCCGACATCAGCGTCACAGCGTGATCGGGCTCGCGGCAGGATGCGCCGCTCGCCTTGCGTCCCTTGCCGCGTTCCTCAGATCGGCCGTCACTGGGCGGCGCTCCTCATCTCCCGAGAGGAGCGCCGCCCTCGGACGGCTAGACAACCGTTTTTGCAGCAGATTGAAGCGACGCCGAATATCTGCGCCATCGGGAGCCGCTGGCGGACCGCGAGTCTTCAGGCTCGCATCCGCCGCCTCACGATCACCCTTCGCCGCGCGGCGGCGGGGCCATGAACTCCGGCCCCACCGGATCGACGATTGTCTCGGCCAGAATCGCGTCGATCGCCCGCATCGCCGCCTCGTCCAGGCGCCAGCCGGAAATTTCGGCGATGGGCGCCAATTGCTCGGGCCGGCGGGCGCCCCAGAGCGCAATATTGGTCCAGGCCGTGTCGAGCACGAAGCGCAGCGCGAGATGAATAACGCGCTTGCCGTAATTATCCCGAGCGAATTGATCGAGCCGGGCGACGGCGTCGAGATAATGCGCGCGGCGCGGCGCCTGGAACTTCGGATCGCGTCGTCTCAGATCATCGCCCTCGAAGCGGGTTTCCTCGGTGATCGTTCCGGCGAGCAGACCGCGGCACAGAGCGCCATAGCAGAGCGTGACGATGCGCTCGCGCGTGCAATAGGGCAGCACATCGGCCTCGATTCCGCGCTCGAACAAATTATAGGGCGGCTGCGCCGTCTGCAGCGGGGCCACGGCGCGAAACGCGTCCATCTGCGCGGGCGAGAGATTGCTGACGCCGATGGCGCGGATTTTTCCCGCCTTGCGCAGCGCCTCCATCCCCGCCGCCGTCTCCTCTATCGGCGTCGCTGGGTCCGGCCAGTGGAGCTGATAGAGATCGATCGCATCCGTGCGCAGACGCCGCAGCGAATCCTCGACCTCGGTCTCGATCCGCGCGCGGCTGGCGTTGCGGAACGGCTTGCCGTCCCGCCAATCGAGCCCGACCTTGGTGGCGATGAGCGCGCGCTGGCGGCGCCCGCCCTCGGCGAGCGCCTTGCCGACGATCTCTTCGGCGCGGCCGAAGCCATAGACCGGCGCCGTGTCGATCAGCGTGACGCCATGATCGAGCGCCGCATGGATCGTGGCGATCGCCGCGCGCTCGTCGCTGCCGCCCCACATCCAGCCGCCGATCGCCCAAGTGCCGAGCGCGATGCGCGACGCCGGCACGGGCAGCCCGTCGATCGATATGCTCTCCAGCGCCGATGTCTTCTCCGCCATGGCTCCCCTCCTCACGCCCCTCGCGCCGCAACCGCCTGCTCTATCGCCCCGAAGATCGAGCGGCCGGCCGCGTCGCGCATCTCGATCCGCACTCTGTCGCCCGGCTTCAAAAAGGGCGTGCGCGGCGCGCCGCCGCGCAGGGTTTCGACGACGCGCTGCTCGGCGATGCAGGAATAGCCGAGCCCGCCTTCCGCGATCGGCCGGCCCGGCCCGCCGTCGGCGGCGCGGTTCGACACTGTGCCGGAGCCGATGATCGAGCCCGCCGCGAGCGCGCGCGTCCGCGCCGCATGAGCGATCAGCGCGCCGAAGTCGAAGGTCATGTCGCAGCCGGCGTCGGGCCGCCCGAGCGGCGCGTCATTGACGAAGGAGAGCAGCGGCAGCGCCAGCTTGCCGCCGCTCCAGGCGGCGCCGAGCTCGTCCGGCGTCACCGCCACCGGCGAGAAGGATGAGGCCGGCTTCGACTGAAAAAAGCCGAAGCCCTTGGCGAGCTCGCTCGCGGTGAGCCCGCGCAGAGTGACGTCGTTGACCAGCATCACCAGCGCGACATGGCCGAGCGCCGCCCCGGCCGCCACGCCGAGCGGCGCGTCATCGGTGACGACGGCGACCTCGGCCTCGAGATCGAGCCCATATTTCTCGTCGAGAAAGGGAATGGGCGCATGCGGGGCGAGAAAACCGTCGGAGCCGCCCTGATAGATCAGCGGATCGTTCCAGAAGGACGGCGGCATCTCGGCGCCGCGCGCCTTGCGCACCAGAGCGACGTGATTCACATAGGCCGAGCCGTCCGCCCATTGAAAGGCGCGCGGCAGCGGCGACAAGCAATCCCGCTCGCGAAAACGAATTTCCGGAACGAGCCCCGCCTCCAGCGCCTCGGCGAGCTCGGCCAGGCGCGGCGCCGCCTGCGCCCAATCGTCGAGCGCGGCCTGTAGAGTGGGCGCGACGGCCGCCGCTTCTGTCGCGCGGGTCAGATCGGTCGAGACGACGACCAGCCGTCCGTCACGGCCGCCGCGCAGCGAAGCGAGTTTCATGTCGTCTCCCTAGAGCGCTTTCCGATCGAACGGAATCGTTCGATCGATCAGAATTCGCTCAAACAAAAGCATTCTAGAGCGCTATCCGATCCGATCGGATCGGATAGCGCTCTATGGCGCGCCGTCGAAGCGGCGCGGCAGGCCCGACCAGCAGTCGGCGTAATCCTTCTGCAGCGTCGGCAGAGTCGCTGCGTAAGAGGTGAGATGCTGCGGCAGGCGCGTCTCCAGCATGAAGGCGAGCGTCCCCTCGAGCTTCGCCGGGGCCAGCGTCTCGCGCGTCGCTCGCTCGAAGGCCTCGGCGTCCGGTCCATGCGGCAGCATGGCGCCATGCAGCGAGGCGCCGCCCGGCGCAAAGCCGCTCTGCTTGGCGTCATAGCGCCCATGAATGAGCCCCATGAATTCGCTCATCAAATTGACGTGGAACCAGGGCGGACGAAAGCTGTGCTCGGCGACGAGCCAGCGCTCGGGAAAGATCGCGAGATCGATGTCGGCGACGCCAGGCTCGCCGGAGGGCGAGGTCAGCACGGTGAAGATCGACGGATCGGGATGATCGAAGAGGATCGAGCCGACCGGCGAGAAGCGCGCCAGATCATATTTGTAAGGCGCGAGATTGCCGCGCCAGGCGACGACGTCGAGCGGCGAATGATCGAGGCTGCAGGCGAAGAAGCCGCCGCCCCATTTCACCGTGAGCCGGGAGGGCGTCTGCTCGTCCTCGAAGGCGGCGACGGGCGCGAGAAAGTCGCGCGCCTCGGCGAGGCCATTGGCTCCGATCGGCCCGCGCCAGGGCAGCGTGAAGGGCGCGCCGTAATTTTCGCAGACATAGCCGCGCGCCGCGGCGCCGGCGAGCTCGGCGCGGAATTTCACCCCGCGCGGAATGACGCAGATTTCGCCCGGCGCGACCTCGAGCCGGCCGAATTCGGTGGCGAGGCGCAGCGCGCCCTCTTGCGGCAGGATCATCAGCTCGCCGTCGGCGTCGGTGAAATAATCGTCGATCATCGAGCGAGTCGCGAAATAGAAGCCGATCGAAACGCCGCGCCGCGAATCGACGTCGCCGGCCGTGGTCATGCTGCGCACGCCTTCGACGAAGCAAAGATCGCCGAGCGGCATGGGCGGCGGGTCCCAGCGATATTGCCCGATCGGCAGATCGCTCTCGCGCGCCGGCGCGCTGCGCCACAAGGGGATCTCGATGCGCTCGAAGCGGCCGAAATGACGCACCGAGGGGCGAATGCGATAGAGCCAGGAGCGCAGATTGGCGCCGCGCGGCGCGGTGAAGGCGGAGCCGGAAATCTGCTCCGCATAGAGCTTATAAGGGCAGCGCTGCGGCGAGTTCTGGCCGGGCGGCAGAGCGCCGGGCAGCGCCTCGCTCGCGAATTCATTGCCGAAGCCGGAGAGATAGGCGGAGGTCATAGGCCGCCCGCCTCTGCTGCTCTCGCAGGCAAGGGCGCTTCCTTCTCCCGAAGGGCTACCGCGTCATGGCCGGGCTTGTCCCGGCCATCCACGCAACGCCGCGGAACAATGCTTGGAAAGCGGCTGTGATTGGTCGGCTTATCGCCACCGCCGAGTCGCGGAGACTGTCGCCGCAACGTCGACGTCGCGCGAAAACATGCGAGAAACCTCGGCGTCGCGGCGTGGATGGCCGGGGCGAGCCCGGCCATGACGGCCCTTCTCTGCAAGGGAGAAGGAGTCGCGCTCGACCGTCGCGGGTCTTTTTCCAGGCGGAGAGAGCCGACTCGCCTGCGGCTCATCGCGCCGCCTCCTTCAGCACGCCGCGTTTCAGCTGATCGTCCTCGATCGATTGGAACAAGGCGCGGAAATTGCCTTCGCCGAAGCCCTCGTCGCCCTTGCGCTGGATGAATTCGAAGAAGATCGGCCCGATCACCGTCTTGGAGAAAATCTGCAGCAGCAGCCGCGGACGAGCGCCGCCGGCTCCGTCGATCAGAAGGCCGAGCTCGCGCAGCGTCTCGACCGGCTCGCCATGTCCGGGCAGACGTTCGTCGATGCGCTGATAATAGGAGACGGGCGGCGCCGGCATGAAATCGAGCCCGCGCGCGCGCAGCGCCGTCACCGTAGCGTAGATGTCGTCGCAAGCGCAGGCGATGTGCTGAATCCCCTCGCCTCTGTAGGCCGCAAGATATTCCTCGATCTGGCTCTTGTCGTCGGCGCTCTCATTGATGGGAATGCGTATCTTCCCGCAAGGGCTGGTCATGGCTCGCGAATGCAGGCCGGTGAGCTTGCCCTCTATGTCGAAATAGCGAATCTGCCGGAAAGCGAAGAAGCGCTCGTACCATCCGGCCCATTCGTCCATATGGCCGCGATAGACATTATGCGTCAGATGATCGAGCGTCGTGAGGCCGACGCCCTGCGGATGCGGATCGCGCGTCGCGGTCCAGCGGAAATCGACGTCGAAGATCGAGCCGGTCTCGCCATAGCGGTCGACGAGATAGACGAGCGCGCCGCCAACGCCGACGATCGCCGGAATATTCAGCTCCATCGGCCCGATCTTTGTCTGCGCCGCTGTCGCGCCCATGTCGAGCGCGCGACCGAAGGCGAAGGCCGCGTCCTTCACACGAAAGCCCATGGCGCAGGCCGAAGGGCCGTGAGCGCGCGCGAAAGCGGCGGCGAAGCTGTCGGGCTCCGCATTCAGCACGTAATTCACATCGCCCTGGCGATAGAGCGTCACATCCTTGGAGCGATGGCGCGCGACGGCGACAAAGCCCATCTGCTCGAACAGAGCCGCGAGCGCGGCGGGCTCGGGATGCGCGAATTCGACGAATTCGAAGCCATCCGTTCCCATCGGATTGTCGTCGGAAACGCGCGGCGCTCCAGCTTCGAGAGAAGGCTTCATTCGCGCCTCCTTGTGATTCGAACACGCCATTCGACATATTGCTGCGCAGATGATTTTGAAGCCCCGGCGCCGGAGAATTCGCGATGAAGCTCTATGATTACTTTCGCTCCTCGGCCGCCTATCGGGTGCGAATCGCGCTGGCGTTGAAAGGGCTCGAGGTCGAGCGCGTCTTCGTGCATCTCGCGCGCGGCGAGCAGCGCCTCCCCGCCTTTCTCGCAAAGAACCCGCAAGGGCTCGCGCCGGCGCTCGAGCTCGATGACGGAACCGTGCTCACGCAATCGCTGGCGATCATCGAATATCTCGACACGCTCACGCCCTCGCCGCGCCTCGTTCCGGCAGATCCCTTGCGCGCAGCCAAGGTGCGCGGCGTCGCTCTCGCCATCGCATGCGACATTCATCCGCTCAATAATCGCCGCGTGCTCGATTATCTGCGCGGGCGCCTCGGCCAGAGCGAGGAGGCGGTCGATCTATGGGTCCGCCATTGGGCGCTGACAGGCGGGCTGGAGGCGATCGAGCGCCTCGTCGAGCCGGGGCCTTATTGTTTCGGCGCCGAGCCGACGCTCGCCGACGTCTGCCTCATTCCGCAAATGTTCGCGGCCCGCCGCTTCGCGACGCCGCTCGCCGCTCTGCCGAAGCTGCTCGCCATAGAAGCCCATTGCGCCGCGCATCCGGCCTTCGCCGCGGCGCATCCGGCGCGGCAGCCGGATGCAGAGTGATCGGGCCCCGGCGATTGACCATGTGCTCCGCCTAAATTAGCTCCGCTGTCGACATAGAGGCGACGCGGGAAGCGATCTATCGTCCAAAGGAATTTGGTGGCGGGATTGCCGAAATTTTAACGAAGATGTAGCGTCCGGGTGTTTCAAGTGGGGGCGCAGCTTTGGACGCGGGCACGATTACGGCGTTGACTGAGTTGGCGAAAATGGTAGGCGTGCCGGGCGCGGCGCTACTTATTATCTCACTTGGAATCGCCATCAAGAGCGACAAGATCGCAGAAACTTGCAGGGGGATCATCCGAGACTGGCAGGACCATTCTCGCAAGTGCCGGGAATTGGATCACCGCATTGCGCGAGATTCGGAAACCATCGGCCTTGAAATTGCTCGAAAGAGCGAGCAGGTGGTCAAACGCATTGGAAGGGGAGCGGGAAAATGAGCATCTCCACCTCGTTGCTCATACTCATCTCCATCGTCTTCGTCGGAGTTCGAGTAGTTTCATATTTCCTCAGCGCCGACTTGGATCGGCTGGAAAAGCTAGCCAAGTGGTCGGGGAAATATTCATCATCGGCACGCGAACTGCTGTCCATGACCGATGCGATGCCGCCGTCAGTTGTTCGCGAACTTGGCTTCTGGAACGAGGCGGTAGTCGATAGAAGGTTCCCATTTTTGCTTGCGGTAGCACTCAGCAATAAAAGGAGAGAGCTCCTTAACGGCGCGAATCTCAGCAGCACGACTGACGATGATGATAAACGAATATTTATGCAAAAAAACCCGGCGCTAGAGGATATATACTACGATACACTCGTGTACGCTCTCATGACTATAGGATATTCTCATTGGCTCTGGGGGCTGATAATACGCAC
The sequence above is a segment of the Methylosinus trichosporium OB3b genome. Coding sequences within it:
- a CDS encoding TonB-dependent siderophore receptor → MGATALVTAMSAFAFGGANDARAHAQLPEREIVEIVRAYSIPAGRMSTALNRLADASGVLIVYDTALTRSVTTRGLNGARTLNAALEELLSGTRLGYDVAADGKTVMIVLAQNDTGVRSDAGAETLPTIDIGAEQNAPGARNGGGRGRGAGDPSRETGYTRSATTSATRTQTPLIDTPQSVQIVPREVIRDRQILNVLEAVQNVSGVQADNSGIFYDNFLIRGFSSGYGRSYRNGLRVDGTGGTVDMAFTDRVEVVKGPASMLYGRIEPGGFVNVVTKRPQEEFAASLDTQFGSWGVSRSIADVTGPVDAEKTVLYRLMGVYDRADSFVNFDHRNNGAAALYLTFRPTENFEANVQFEHYEQMQTIRPGQIPVNLGVSDQPANLPRRFNHADNESWAQFPYVVHRTVYAFDWTWRFADEWKVTNAFHYIDAHENQNAIYSTGFDGSTLSRGFYAGVVKRYQLSTNLNLIGEVDTGPVHHALLAGVDWFHYGDDWPSTAYSSFPSINVWAPSYGGVGPLMHSAADNARNNTLWASRWRNFGAYVQDQISFLDDRVHLLLGGRYDKAEESYGTTYGGNWESCYPFCSPYPLKSNPDTTPLSPRAGLLVKLDLDTSVYGSYTRSAGTNNGRSAAGDMYPPERGLQWEVGVKRLWMDGRLSTSLALFDLRKKNVLQPDPINPAFSLAVGEVTSRGIEFDIAGQITDNLSVIGSYTFNSVKITDDNDNGNVGKRYYGAAPNVGNLWVKWDTAPGAREGFEFGAGFYAMDRRYGSNDNSWYMPAYVKFDTMAAYRTVVDGHDVTFRFNVKNIGDERYFVNSNGYDSAQYGAPRTFLGQVSFKW
- a CDS encoding PepSY-associated TM helix domain-containing protein, whose product is MIDATPGDARARPAPSWRKKWRKLWLDIHLYIGLVAGAMLVVIGVTGSILVFWHEVDAWLDPQMRVVAARPGGAAAFTTLETIEQAMMAATPPGGRITHVWTPRDERSCYLFYYDLDGDTRRFCIDPYDATKMADRLYYSKESPFRHALMGFLFQLHWSLLLSDLADDGGVIVGVAAILLMVSTLAGLYLWWPAPGKWRSALTLKRGARAERLNYDLHKLGGVYSAAVLLSVLMSGLYMNLPTPFLWIVDHVAPLTEGGRVPSLSEPAAGRPSIGFPAAVAAAVARSPQGHVERVDFPGDAQGAFTVYLNDVTGVGPFIRSRTLTVDRYSAAVLRVHDVTQGTAGDAFLRWQWPLHSGQAFGMTGRLMVLASGLLCPLLFVTGLIRWLQKRRARRATRR
- a CDS encoding aldo/keto reductase, whose protein sequence is MAEKTSALESISIDGLPVPASRIALGTWAIGGWMWGGSDERAAIATIHAALDHGVTLIDTAPVYGFGRAEEIVGKALAEGGRRQRALIATKVGLDWRDGKPFRNASRARIETEVEDSLRRLRTDAIDLYQLHWPDPATPIEETAAGMEALRKAGKIRAIGVSNLSPAQMDAFRAVAPLQTAQPPYNLFERGIEADVLPYCTRERIVTLCYGALCRGLLAGTITEETRFEGDDLRRRDPKFQAPRRAHYLDAVARLDQFARDNYGKRVIHLALRFVLDTAWTNIALWGARRPEQLAPIAEISGWRLDEAAMRAIDAILAETIVDPVGPEFMAPPPRGEG
- a CDS encoding fumarylacetoacetate hydrolase family protein, whose translation is MKLASLRGGRDGRLVVVSTDLTRATEAAAVAPTLQAALDDWAQAAPRLAELAEALEAGLVPEIRFRERDCLSPLPRAFQWADGSAYVNHVALVRKARGAEMPPSFWNDPLIYQGGSDGFLAPHAPIPFLDEKYGLDLEAEVAVVTDDAPLGVAAGAALGHVALVMLVNDVTLRGLTASELAKGFGFFQSKPASSFSPVAVTPDELGAAWSGGKLALPLLSFVNDAPLGRPDAGCDMTFDFGALIAHAARTRALAAGSIIGSGTVSNRAADGGPGRPIAEGGLGYSCIAEQRVVETLRGGAPRTPFLKPGDRVRIEMRDAAGRSIFGAIEQAVAARGA
- the hmgA gene encoding homogentisate 1,2-dioxygenase, whose translation is MTSAYLSGFGNEFASEALPGALPPGQNSPQRCPYKLYAEQISGSAFTAPRGANLRSWLYRIRPSVRHFGRFERIEIPLWRSAPARESDLPIGQYRWDPPPMPLGDLCFVEGVRSMTTAGDVDSRRGVSIGFYFATRSMIDDYFTDADGELMILPQEGALRLATEFGRLEVAPGEICVIPRGVKFRAELAGAAARGYVCENYGAPFTLPWRGPIGANGLAEARDFLAPVAAFEDEQTPSRLTVKWGGGFFACSLDHSPLDVVAWRGNLAPYKYDLARFSPVGSILFDHPDPSIFTVLTSPSGEPGVADIDLAIFPERWLVAEHSFRPPWFHVNLMSEFMGLIHGRYDAKQSGFAPGGASLHGAMLPHGPDAEAFERATRETLAPAKLEGTLAFMLETRLPQHLTSYAATLPTLQKDYADCWSGLPRRFDGAP
- the hppD gene encoding 4-hydroxyphenylpyruvate dioxygenase, which codes for MKPSLEAGAPRVSDDNPMGTDGFEFVEFAHPEPAALAALFEQMGFVAVARHRSKDVTLYRQGDVNYVLNAEPDSFAAAFARAHGPSACAMGFRVKDAAFAFGRALDMGATAAQTKIGPMELNIPAIVGVGGALVYLVDRYGETGSIFDVDFRWTATRDPHPQGVGLTTLDHLTHNVYRGHMDEWAGWYERFFAFRQIRYFDIEGKLTGLHSRAMTSPCGKIRIPINESADDKSQIEEYLAAYRGEGIQHIACACDDIYATVTALRARGLDFMPAPPVSYYQRIDERLPGHGEPVETLRELGLLIDGAGGARPRLLLQIFSKTVIGPIFFEFIQRKGDEGFGEGNFRALFQSIEDDQLKRGVLKEAAR
- the maiA gene encoding maleylacetoacetate isomerase — translated: MKLYDYFRSSAAYRVRIALALKGLEVERVFVHLARGEQRLPAFLAKNPQGLAPALELDDGTVLTQSLAIIEYLDTLTPSPRLVPADPLRAAKVRGVALAIACDIHPLNNRRVLDYLRGRLGQSEEAVDLWVRHWALTGGLEAIERLVEPGPYCFGAEPTLADVCLIPQMFAARRFATPLAALPKLLAIEAHCAAHPAFAAAHPARQPDAE